ACAGTGACCTTTGAAAAACCTTCCAATCCTCTTGGAGATTCTAGTAGAGCACTGGAAGAAAATCAGAGCACAGAAAAAGCTCTTGGGAAGTCTCAAGAGCAAAATGTGAATTCAGAGTATCAAAAAAATGAGAGGACCAATGGTAGTCAGGGGTCTTTACAGCCCAAGGCTGAGGGCAGTCCCACACCCGTACCAGAAGTTGGTACCTTTGAACGCTCTGTTACCAGTCGTCCTACGTTATCCTCTCATTTATTATATTTTAGCATAAATGAAGAGTTTCAGTCAAGTAACGATGGCCACTATCATTCTATTTCCTCGCATGAATTAGCTAAATTGAATCGTCCAATTCGTAGTCAAACTATACAGAATGCAGCGCAGTATTATTTGGATGAATTGGCTAATTCTAAGGTTTATTATGTCACTCCTGATAAGACTGTTCAAGTGAATTTTGAAGAAAAGCACTTCATGCACTTAACAGGGATTAAGCCCATTGGACCAGGGCAGACACCGGAAAAAACCTTGCGTGACTTTGCAGAAGGAAACGGACGCTTTGATAATATTCTTTTGGCCAACAATGATGCAGCTTTTGACAAGCTCAAAGTGTTATCAGATCTTTCAGTCGCAACAGAAAGCACCTCCTTCTATTTTGATGATTTAACTGATCTTCGGCGTTATAATGGCCGTTTTGACAGCCTCATCAAGTCTGATGATAAAGATATTATTTTGCTGTTTAAAGAGCTGGAAGAGGATAATTATATCCCAGTGTCAGTCTTTCAGTCCAGGACAAAACTGGTAAAAGAACTGGAGACAGTGGATAGAAACCCTATTCTTGGTGTTTACCGAGAACGGGATGGGCAAATAGAGCAGCTATCAATCAATGAAGGGTTGATTGCTGATGGCGGTAAGGAAATGATGGAAAATTTACAAAGACGAGAATTTGAAGAAATAAATTCTAAAGAGGAAATGATTCAAGATAATCCTGAACGAACTCTTCCAAGCCCTGACGAAAAAATACAACTGCACAATCGGAAAGATGAGATGGATCGAGACTTGGACGGAGATGGCATTTCAAATTCTGATGAGATGCTGCAGGGGACAGATCCTTATAATGCTGCTTCTAATCTTCATAAAAAGCAAGAAGAGCGAGAAAGGCGAATAGATGCTGAGGTAGCAGCTGGAGCTATTATTACAGAAGCTGTCGCCACTAAAAATTCGGAACGAAGCATCTCTCAGATGGTTGCGGAAAAAGATACAAAGGCTCTAGCTGAACACTTGAAAGAAGGAATGAAGAACTATCTGGATTCAGATCAGTTTAAATCTTTCTTAGATACGATGAGCAAGTTTCACAATTACTCACTAAATAATATCCATTTGCTGAAGATGCAAAATCCAAATGTGACTCAAGTTGCGAGTTTCAATAAATGGAAAACTGATTTTGATAGAACGGTCAAAAAGGGAGCTAAAGCTCTGAAAATTTGGGTGCCTTATCAAGTGAAAACAAAAATTCCTGAAAATCAAAAAGAGTTAAATTTTTCACCATCTGAAAATGAAATGGATCAGAAGGAGATTACTGTTACTCGCTTTAAATTAGGAAATGTCTTTGATGTTTCCCAAACAGAAGGAAAAGAATTACCAAAAGCCATTCATGAATTGACCGGAAGTGTCAAAGATTATGAAGATTTGTATCGAGCTGCTAAAGCTGTTTCGATGGAAAATCAGGTTCCCATCAGTTTTGAAGAAATTAAAAGAGAGAATACTCGTGGCTATTACTCTCCAAACGAAAACCGAATTGTCATTTCAAAAAAATTGAAGGGGGAAGAGCATATTCTAAAAACAATTTTCCATGAAATGGCTCATGCCGATTTACACAAAGGAACCAATGCACAATATGGTGATGACCAATACCGCAAGCAAGAATTGCAAGCGGAGAGTGTCGCCTATGTTGTAGCTAGTCATTTTGGTTTCGATACGAGTAGCTATAGTTTTGGATATTTGGCCATTTGGGCTAAAGATAAAAACGGCTTTGAAGATATGGTAGAGCAACTGCAGGTTGTCCAAAAAGAAGCAAAAAGTTTGATTGATCGGATGGATGCTAAGCTGGAATTGGTGAAAAATAAAACAGTTGTAAAAGATAAATTTGCAGATAAGCTCCAGCAGGCAAAAGAACAATCTGAGAAACTGAGCAATCAAAAGGCCGAGGCTGTAAAGCAGGTGGAGGAAAAAAAGTCCCTGAGCAGCCCTCACTAATGGAGGCGCTGATTCGTAGAAAGAAAAACAAAAAAGGAGAAACGGAAGATGATTGAAAATCTAAAACAAGAAACCTTTGATATTTTGATGGATATATTCTTTGAGAATAGTGAGACAGATTCACCAAAAATTGATGAGGTGAACCAGCACATTTCTCGCAAAGAATGTCTCTACATTCTTCGTAGAGATATGCGGATCAAATCAAACTATGAACTAGAAGAAGCAGAAAGTTATCCAGTTGCACTTCAAGAAATTGAGGGGATGAGTGATGAAGTATTCGCAAAACTAAGGGATGAAATTCTTAAAATGGAGCCAGCAAACGATATAGATTTTCTGCTTCAAACTTTAAAATGATTAAATGAACTTTTCCTCGTGATATAAAAATTACCTGCTTACAGGGATTAGGGGATTGGGGATTTCCCCAAAAATTTAAAAAGTCAAGAATGGTCAGTTTTAGGAGCTGACCATCTCTGACCTTTTTAAAAAAAAGCAATTGGATATCCAAGTGCTATGCTTGCCAGAAGAAAAGGGGCCTAGCCCCTCAGTCAAAAAATGCCAGAATAGAGGTGTATAGTTTTGGAAAATGGAGAAAAACGTAAAAGGTCAGTTCAAAAGCTGATTAGGCTAACAGAGGAAGAGGCTCGATTCATTTCGACTAAAGTTTCAGAATCTGGAATGGCAAACTTTAATTCTTTTGCCCGAATCATGTTGATTATGGGTGAAGTCAAAATTTTAAAATTTGACGAATTAAA
This genomic window from Streptococcus cristatus AS 1.3089 contains:
- a CDS encoding PBECR4 domain-containing protein produces the protein MALTKETAKNLSIISVAEQLGMELKRTGSYSYTWTEHDSFVIDARKNDFHWNSRSEFGDVIQLVQTIQEVTYKEAMHFLETGEFKKVDLAAQIGPKEPFRYSLERYEHPDFKASRSYLRDQRGLSDDTIDFFLSQGSMTEATRKKGDYFEPVIVFKYKDNTGFLAGASLQGVVENRVHYPERGRLKQIMRNSDGQLGFSVDIGKPKRLVFAEAPIDLMSYYELHKDNLQDVRLVAMDGVKEGIISRRFMELYAEMNGKAYQVDQNTVKALETVVNTTDYFKDGQHQDMITLAVDNDAAGQNFITRLQEKGIPVQIAIPPIIQIDQEKEDWNDFLKRGNEAPNELVHLYSADEESWHYQGYFSKEIALVKAQELTADDVKAFVSAKQLTKEEVHQEYTRIVNQEKERGNSMSEVHEARAEYKSERLEAIQDKVDELVIQPETQALIDSGEVKQWAKQPNIYFVKGLRRVALELSEEGRFELSPKYRPNTDEEKEVVNQLLDRQSVKEKGVSEEIPQTINVWYSTGENAVLSNLTPSPLIINNFRFESVEHAYQALKSKGFTEEALSWAESQRSAFKAGRKVQSVHQLGPTNQSNSIRLMESLLVERYRQDAAFRQALSQTKDYQITHSQDNGIWKTEFPRLLMKVRDTESRTPDTSDLSPEDAEWLKQNWDNISFSVEPKKQMVIDSDKTVTFEKPSNPLGDSSRALEENQSTEKALGKSQEQNVNSEYQKNERTNGSQGSLQPKAEGSPTPVPEVGTFERSVTSRPTLSSHLLYFSINEEFQSSNDGHYHSISSHELAKLNRPIRSQTIQNAAQYYLDELANSKVYYVTPDKTVQVNFEEKHFMHLTGIKPIGPGQTPEKTLRDFAEGNGRFDNILLANNDAAFDKLKVLSDLSVATESTSFYFDDLTDLRRYNGRFDSLIKSDDKDIILLFKELEEDNYIPVSVFQSRTKLVKELETVDRNPILGVYRERDGQIEQLSINEGLIADGGKEMMENLQRREFEEINSKEEMIQDNPERTLPSPDEKIQLHNRKDEMDRDLDGDGISNSDEMLQGTDPYNAASNLHKKQEERERRIDAEVAAGAIITEAVATKNSERSISQMVAEKDTKALAEHLKEGMKNYLDSDQFKSFLDTMSKFHNYSLNNIHLLKMQNPNVTQVASFNKWKTDFDRTVKKGAKALKIWVPYQVKTKIPENQKELNFSPSENEMDQKEITVTRFKLGNVFDVSQTEGKELPKAIHELTGSVKDYEDLYRAAKAVSMENQVPISFEEIKRENTRGYYSPNENRIVISKKLKGEEHILKTIFHEMAHADLHKGTNAQYGDDQYRKQELQAESVAYVVASHFGFDTSSYSFGYLAIWAKDKNGFEDMVEQLQVVQKEAKSLIDRMDAKLELVKNKTVVKDKFADKLQQAKEQSEKLSNQKAEAVKQVEEKKSLSSPH